The following nucleotide sequence is from Anguilla rostrata isolate EN2019 chromosome 3, ASM1855537v3, whole genome shotgun sequence.
tattatcgttgctgaaacatttatattatattccatacaacattaatattttatagcACATTTCAAACTCTCTgaccatattattattttttatgacattGGTACAGAATCTGAGCAGACACCTGCATTACCTGCAGTTGCTTcctctgtgttagtgtgtggcTCTGGTTCAACCTCTGTTGGTGTTATCTGTGTGGGACTATTCTCCATCTCACTGTAGGCCTCCACTGCAGCCTCAGGCTCGCCTAGAACAGCACCCAGGTCTGACCTGGCTTCTTCAGGCAGGGCCGGCTCTTCTATcccttcttcttcctctgttCCGTACTCTGAAGTCCCTGTGGGTAAAGGTATGaggggaggaggcaggggggtggaggaggagaggggagaaggatCTAATGGTCTCTTCACTTCCCCACCCTGAAAAatagtgagaaagagagaaatgggtGGAGGGGTTGCTATTGGTTGTTACAAATTTATTTAGACTATTTATTAGTTGCATTATGCAGTGTTAGGTCGGTCAGTGTGTCaataaaagtttaattttaCAGGTTTCCTGCATCTTTTCAACACAGGCTTATTGACTACAGTAACGGGTCAATTCTCCTCATGTGGCACTGATGGTGAAATATCGTAATAGATATATACACATAATGGCGTGAACAAATATTATGCATTTAGTTGTTTTCTTGTTTAACTGATACAATACAAGCTACAATGTTCATATTTGTGCTGCATACACAGTTTGCTGAAGcccaaaaatcaacaaaaagtTGGGATTTTCCTTGTTTCAGTGGAGCAAACGGAGGCTGTTCATTCATTTAGTATGTGGTTACGCTGTTTGGTATTGTGAAGCAATTAAAACCATGCAAGTGACCCCTGGGCCTGTGTAAATCCCCATATAGTCAATTACAGTGACGGGAGAGTAAAGAATATATTCCTATAATGGATGGAGTTCCAtgggctgtcaatcactgacgcGTATTAACCAATCAAAAGCCTTCCctcaataaagcaaaaacattatttttccaaatcagtGAGCCACCGAAAACAAATGACAGCTCCACCGGTCTCAAAGTCACCCAGGTTATTAGCTAATTGGTGCACTACATGAATCCAGTATAGAAACGCAACTTGTTAATTATAGCATAAGTACACATTTTCATTGGGTCACTTGGCTTAGTTTAGGAACTGTAACACCAGAGGCTTCTCCAGTGTGTagaactgcatgctgggatttctTGAAAGCTCAGAGCTCTTGCGAGCAGGGACAGAGCAAGGCGCTAATTTGCTGCAgcagagtgactgtgtgtgtcactgtgcgACCTGGGTGTGTAGCGTGTCCTCACCCGAAAGAATTCCTTCAGCTGAGGACTGTTGTACAGAGCTGGAATGCTGGTGGTGAAGAGAAGCATGGCTTCTGCtgccttcctcctctcctcgaTCACTGCCTCATCAAAACGCcctgagggagaagagagacagggaggtaCAGAGATGGATGAGTAATTGGTGGGAGGCTCCATTGATACTCACGATAACAGTGTACTGAAGCAGGCATGTTTGCTCTTGTTATAATAGGGAGGCAGGGTGGTGCAATGGTTAAGGACCTGTAAGGCTAAAGCTGTGGGAAGCTCTCCCAGGtggcacactgccattggactcttGCAAACGATActgtaatcaatcaatcagccttTCTTTATATACCACATTTCATACACCTTAGTGCAACACAAAGtgtttcacaaattaaaatgacagaaaaattaagaatataaaaggcattaaaatgcattaaaagaaataccacaaaagtgaaagaaacaataaaataaataaaatagaataaaaagaatttaaaatgaataaaacattaaaacaggacCAGTAAGAATTCGTGTAAAAGCAATGATAAAAAGGTATGTCTTAAGTTCCTTTTTATAGCCATCCAAAGCCTGAACAGCCCTCAGACCCTCTGGCTGGCTATTCCAAAGGTTGGGGTCATAGACACTGATGCCCTGCCAAAGGTACCAGTCTTGTATCTATCGGTGAATAATGGGTTACTGCCAGAGGATCTGAGGGCCCTGTTAGGCACACACCTTAAATGCAAGTCAGATAGGTAAAGGTTTAGAAAATATCTAGCACTATAAACAGAGGACATACAAAAAGTGTGCTATGTGTGCTACATTATGGATAATAGGAATGAATCCATTTATGTagcacttcctcttcctttaCATCTAGTTCAATCTGTCTGTATTCTGACAAGCCACACACAGATCTTTTCCCTACTGCTGTTAAAAGCAGCTGCTGCTTGAAGCTATGTATGCACTACAGCTGTATCAACCATGCCAGAAGCAAGAGgataatatacatataaataagaAACATTTTCTTCAACGTGCAGGACTCACCAAAGAGCTGGGCAGGGGGGAAGGGTGGGAAATCTTCCTGCCGTCGGAAGAGGTTCCTGTGAGTGTACGACAGCTCTCCATGGAGTTTCTTCAGCTCAGAATACCTCCGCCACACCACCACCTGTACAACCAAAAATCAGGGACACCTCATCTCAGTACCATGGCAACAGTAGCCCATTCTGAGTGCAGCGGCAGGGGTGAGGTGTGGGGCAAAATAATGCACACAACACGCAGACATACTAACCTCCTTTACATCCTCAGGCCTCTTCTTTGACACAAACtgggaaggaagaaaaaaataaaacgactTTAACACTCTATTCATGTAATTCAGTCATCTATACATTCAAGATATGGAAAGTGATTGCATAGTATGGACATAGAGAGATGGCAAAAAAGACACATACTGCACTTGGTGCTTTGTGGTATGTGTGCACATAGAAAAAtagagagaagagggaagaggCAAAAAGATCTTAGAAATCTTGAAGGAATGCAAGTGTAGTCACGGGGGTCCTGAGGCTTATGAGTTGCAATCACGAGatccatgacccccccccactgaatgaaaatgtgttataaATATTTGCTCCAAATACGTGATTTTGTAAGATGCTTCCTAGAGAATTACGTTAGCAAGCAGCAAACATACAGTCTCACATGTCAAATGAGCAATTTGGCGAGGTAGATTTAATTGTAGCTAGATAGTCATAACGTACACACTTCGCAAATCTCTCTGAAGTAGCTACCAAATTAGTATCTATCTAAGAGCTAGTTTCCACACTTCTATATTGTAACTATATCAGTAATTCCATCTTGACAACAGGTGCATTTGCAACATATGAACAGTATGAGGTTAGTGAACCGACCCTTGCTGTGACTCTGTACTCCGTATGTCCCTTTTCGTGTGTGCGTGGATCTGTCACGGTGAAGGAACGATAATACTCTTCTTTAGTTTTTCGAGACATTCGTATCAGCTCGATGAATCCCCTCGGTGGTCAATGTGCGTCTCTTCTACCGCTGATCAGAGGCGTCTAACCTCTCTTCTACGCTCTTGGTCGCAtgatattactattattattttacacattcaCTTCCTGCTTTGTCCTTGCGCATGCGTGATATTAGAAAGGACCAGAGAGAGTGTTCTTGTACAGTTCAGTGGGAGAGTCACAGAAAGAATGTACACAGAAAGTAAGGCCGggttcaaaacatttatttaaattaatttaattcccAAACGAAATAGGTCACCCACGATGCAGTACTATCGCatttaaatctatttttctctttcttgttaTATATGTTTCTAGCtactttacataaaaaaaacatttaacaaatgaTTGTTACCGGTGGCTAAATTATTCTcgagaaaaggaaataatatataataataataataataattattattattattattattatttcgtCCATGGTGCTGGTGGACACGTGGTATATAGTGGAGTGAATTCGAGACTTCACCAAAGAGGTCGCTGTGTATCTTCGAATAACTTCTATTCAGTTTTCAAATTCTTAATGAAAATGAAGTATAGCCTATGCTCATGGATCGAAAACACACAGTAACTATATGTTCATTGTGATTTCACAATAGGAAATTTAACCTGATATCAAGTCTATTCTGACTTCAGATTATAGTTCATAATTCTACAAAGGTCAAAACTTAATGTCTTGCACAGTCAGCAGGGAAAGTGATATGTTatcatttgtgtgttttgtgtgtgtgtgtgtgtatatgtgtgtgtgtgtgtgtatgtgcgcgggtgtgcgtgcgtgtgtgtgtgtgtgtgtatgcgtgtgtgtgtgcgtgtgtatgtgtggattaGAGATCTGTGTAAGTGAACAGAGATTTGCTCAGCAGTGGAGGGGGCGTGTTACAGTAAATGTAActactcacattcacacacagctgtgtttgaCCTCAacccactccctctctttctgtctcactgagatgaaagaaaatgtacaaagaACCCTTTGTTAATGTATAACCAAATAAAAGTTatacattaataatataataaaagtcCAACAGGGACAgcataaaaatttttaaaaactaaatctTACCATTATTTTAAGTCATGTCTGCTTATCCCTTAACACTTTTCAACTTTCCTTTTTTCACTGTGAGTTTGTCTTCAACATATTGTTCACAAAGCTCACATTCCCAGTTTGTTGGAGAactcaaaactttttttactgTGGTTGTGGCTGCAGGATGGGTCATCTATTTAAGGTACTGCTTTAGTCTGTGGATGCACTCCAGGGCCTGGTATCAAATTTGGACCATACCAACGCAGCTGTTCGTCCGTAGGCACCAGGCACGTGCAGAGGGGGTGGCTCCAGGTGACtgagcacctgccccttttGCCCCAAGTGCCCAATGTGCATCTTTgattggatgaaaaaaaaattgtattattgttgttccTGCCATTAattttcagtcattcattttggtaaaataaCCAATAATTTGCAActatgtgaattatttttaaaaaaagataattgatTAACATACAtcagtttttagtttttctgtAGTATGTGTccagttttatttgtaaagtACTTTTTACAGCGGgactatcaaaaaaaaaaaaggaatgcactgcagaaacaggaaatgaaaaacaaatcctTCAATTTTGACTTCATCTAAAACAGTGAAAAAGTAAAACTAGTGAAAACTGGCCATTTTCACTTGGTCACCATAAATGGGATGCAAGCTTGGTTTTGTCTCTGCAATTGTGAAACCTTCTAATGGAGGTGATTTGCTAATTTTGGGATTTGATTCTTATCAAGTGATTTCCAAGCTACATTACTTGTCAGACAAGCCTTACATCTTGTATCATACCTCCTTAATTGTTTATTAGCACAAGAATCAGtgcaatattttatattgtgtatTTT
It contains:
- the snx15 gene encoding sorting nexin-15 isoform X2 codes for the protein MSRKTKEEYYRSFTVTDPRTHEKGHTEYRVTARFVSKKRPEDVKEVVVWRRYSELKKLHGELSYTHRNLFRRQEDFPPFPPAQLFGRFDEAVIEERRKAAEAMLLFTTSIPALYNSPQLKEFFRGGEVKRPLDPSPLSSSTPLPPPLIPLPTGTSEYGTEEEEGIEEPALPEEARSDLGAVLGEPEAAVEAYSEMENSPTQITPTEVEPEPHTNTEEATAARPGSTDSSLGKSGNQEEFDSLFDSVGEELQVEGPPPLSDTDLAIFDPCAKEDQPNASHDHSELLSLPLAGPNGTSGSVGEAGYLTQAANELNAAMEKEKEGEYSAAILIYKTAVDILIKGAQGDPDAQRRESVKRKTAQYLKHAEMLLSLQTPTPTQDQDRS
- the snx15 gene encoding sorting nexin-15 isoform X1 gives rise to the protein MSRKTKEEYYRSFTVTDPRTHEKGHTEYRVTARFVSKKRPEDVKEVVVWRRYSELKKLHGELSYTHRNLFRRQEDFPPFPPAQLFGRFDEAVIEERRKAAEAMLLFTTSIPALYNSPQLKEFFRGGEVKRPLDPSPLSSSTPLPPPLIPLPTGTSEYGTEEEEGIEEPALPEEARSDLGAVLGEPEAAVEAYSEMENSPTQITPTEVEPEPHTNTEEATAAARPGSTDSSLGKSGNQEEFDSLFDSVGEELQVEGPPPLSDTDLAIFDPCAKEDQPNASHDHSELLSLPLAGPNGTSGSVGEAGYLTQAANELNAAMEKEKEGEYSAAILIYKTAVDILIKGAQGDPDAQRRESVKRKTAQYLKHAEMLLSLQTPTPTQDQDRS